The stretch of DNA CGTCGCGTACCACAGTCCCGTGACGAGCGTCAGCTCGCCCGGCAGGTACTCGCCAAGCGACAGAAACAGCAGGGGCCAGACCGTCATTCCGCCGACGAGGAAGATCCCGTATCCCAGGGCGAGATCCGCCGGCAGCCCGACGAACGTCGCGAGCGTCGCGAAGGCTTGGAGATCGAAGACGCCCAGTACCACCGCAACGAGGAGCACTGCCGTCAGCAGCATCGTGCCGACGAAGCCGCCGGCCGCTCCGATACCGGCGTCGTTCGCGGTCGCCCGCGCGACCGGCTCGATTCTGGCGTACATCGACAGCGGACGGTCCTCCCGTGCCGGCACGTACGACGGCCGAACCTCGTCGGGCTCGCTCGGCGCCACCCCGCGTTCGCGCTCGAGGCGGTCCTCGAACCACTGCCACTCGGGCGTGAACTGCTCGGTCGCCTTCAGTTCCCACGGGTCGGCGGTCTCGATCGGCGTCCCCTGGAAGTACGACCAGAGCATGTTGTAGAGCCACATGAGAACGCTGATTCCGATGAGAAAGGCCCCGACGGTCGCGACGACCTGTAGCCCCGAATACTCCGCCGGATAGGTCGCGTACCGCCGAGGGAGCTCGAGGAAGCCGAGTGCCATCAGCGTCATGAACGTGAGCGCGGACCCGACGACCAGCAGCGACGACTGGAAGATCGCGAGCCGGCGGTCGTACATTCGACCGGTGATCAGCGGGAACCAGTAGTAGCTCGCGGCGAACATCATGAGCGGGATGATTCCCATGAGAATGAGGTGGAAGTGACCGACGACGTAGTAGGTCCCGTGGTAGATGACGTCGACGGGAATGACGGCGAGGAAGATACCGGTGACGCCGCCGACGATGAACAGGCCGATCGAACCGATACAGAGGATCGTCGGCGCGGCGAGCCTGACGTCCCCGTTCCACATGGTGGTGATCCAGTTGAACACCTTGATCGCGCTGGGGACGGCGATCGCGATCGACGTCGCCATGAAACTCGCCCGGACGCGCGGATCGACGCCGGTCACGAACATGTGGTGGGCCCAGACGCTGAAGGAGAGGACGCCGATCGCGATCGTCGAGTAGACGATAAACTTGAACCCGAACAGCTTCCGACCGACGAACTTCGGCAGGATCAGGCTCATCAGCCCGGTCGCTGGCAGGAAGATGATGTACACCTCCGGATGGCCCCAGAACCACAGCAAGTGCTGCCAGAGGATGGGGCCGCCCCCCTCGACCGCGAAGAACGTCGTCCCGAAGTTGCGATCGAAAAGCAACATGAGCAGGGCCGTCCCGAGCAGCGGAAACGCGAAGACGATGATCGCGCTCGT from Natrinema salaciae encodes:
- a CDS encoding DUF6789 family protein gives rise to the protein MNRAIAEVSLFGAIVVSCLLVVLFAQRLRAEPSPDGGYVTGRKRRLSLADAKAAAVRWTTTTNHREIGLLYIAFGTLAAIWGGIDGMMIRTHLLTPEANIWTEQTYNELFTMHGLTMLIFFVTPVFFGIGNYFLPLLIGADDMAFPRLNAIGFWLLPPSLLLARLGIVAEVSGAVLAVVVPTEWLSVLLAFQEPAIGWTMYPPLSLAPNPQTNFLLLGLHLSGIATTIGAINFITTVIYERDESIGWANLDIFSWNMLITSAIIVFAFPLLGTALLMLLFDRNFGTTFFAVEGGGPILWQHLLWFWGHPEVYIIFLPATGLMSLILPKFVGRKLFGFKFIVYSTIAIGVLSFSVWAHHMFVTGVDPRVRASFMATSIAIAVPSAIKVFNWITTMWNGDVRLAAPTILCIGSIGLFIVGGVTGIFLAVIPVDVIYHGTYYVVGHFHLILMGIIPLMMFAASYYWFPLITGRMYDRRLAIFQSSLLVVGSALTFMTLMALGFLELPRRYATYPAEYSGLQVVATVGAFLIGISVLMWLYNMLWSYFQGTPIETADPWELKATEQFTPEWQWFEDRLERERGVAPSEPDEVRPSYVPAREDRPLSMYARIEPVARATANDAGIGAAGGFVGTMLLTAVLLVAVVLGVFDLQAFATLATFVGLPADLALGYGIFLVGGMTVWPLLFLSLGEYLPGELTLVTGLWYATVIASGFALAFYTGQTGLEIVAYLLFVLLAHWIYGLGLAGTIAYLGGRQRRPSTGEDEQR